The following proteins are encoded in a genomic region of Ictalurus furcatus strain D&B chromosome 6, Billie_1.0, whole genome shotgun sequence:
- the scn1laa gene encoding sodium channel, voltage-gated, type I-like, alpha isoform X2: MAQILAPLGPQSFRPFTRESLKAIEKRIKEEKSKKPKKGEQEGNAANEDQPQPNSDLGQGKKLPFIYGDIPNGMVSTPLEDLDPYYCNQKTFIVLNKGKTISRFNATSALYVLSPFNPIRRISIKILVHSLFNIIIMCTILANCVFMTFTEDSSRRALFKNIEYTFTAIYTFDSLIKILAMGFCIGKFTFLRDPFNWLDFTVIVMAYVTEFAKGLGNVSALRSFRVVRALKTISVIPGLKTIVSALFQSVKRLSDVMILTVFCLSVFALIGLQLFMGNLRNKCIKIPINGSITEKGQLVFTTNVTEFNHNYYKMEGRKDPLLCGNNSDAGQCPDGYFCHKAGPNPNYNFTSFDNFGWAFLSLFRLMTQDYWENLYQQTLRASGKIYMIFFVLVIFLGSFYLVNLILAVVAMAYDEQNQATLEEALQKEEKFQAMMEQLRRQQAEAQVLHSIKCRYIRCTSGKLSGDSSSEASKLSSKSAKERCNRRKKRKQREEEGEKGDNEKVHNSDPENSITRTSFRYSEDGNILSYDRTYQSPHQSLVSIQPSVFSPRRNSRTSIFTFRGRLGSENGFADDEHSPFEDTGSRRGSLFLPHCSERLYSTGSRNSLTPRVFLSPNGKVCSSVDCNGTVSYVNSLPSSPDVLQLPEVTIEKATTDDSEYRRRYEAEQLSPGFLNERTSRQRALSVASIITNTMEVLEDSRRKCHPRWYKFAKAFLIWDCFPAWVKIKRLIHTFVMDPFVDLFITICIVVNTIFMAMEHHTYKDPSNKDPNKDVSDLSVVLKVGNYVFTGIFTAEMIIKIIALDPYNYFQESWNIFDSVIVTLSIMELGLENVPGMSVLRSFRLLRVFKLAKSWPTLQMLIKIIHNSVGALSNLTLVLAIIVFIFAVVGMQLFGKSYKANKHKISTDGKLRWHMKDFFHSFLIVFRVLCGEWIETMWDCMMVAGQPMCLTVFLMVMVIGNLVVLNLFLALLLSSFSADNLAATNDDCERNNLQIAIARIRKGVAYSKARLHSFFHSNCFRRTENKVKEEHGLKDGKKQAEMSTHTTVELIKDPGCEKEAPGADTGSENFIFNSSLSISVPIATADSDPECHNMDDLSSCSSDMEEDNEKLSDGMSSSEGSTVDLQPLKERRESLDFELELPVDDPEACFTQACVNRFPCCNVNVEKGKWKTWWNIRHTSYRIVEHNWFESFIIFMILLSSAALAFEDIYIEKKKTVKTVLEYADKVFTYIFILEMLLKWLAYGFAKYFTNAWCWLDFLIVGVSLISLVANAFDISKLTPIKFLRTLRSLRPLRALSRFEGMRVVVNALFGAIPSIVNVLLVCLIFWLIFSIMGVNLFAGKFYECVNATSGSRLNLSLASNLTECLWFGESARWKNVKINFDNVGAGYLALLQVATFKGWMDIMYAAVDHRGVNLQPQFEASLYYYIYFVIFIIFGSFFTLNLFIGVIIDNFNQQKKKFGGQDIFMTEEQKKYYNAMKKLGSKKPQKPIPRPSNKLQALLFDIVTNQAFDIFIMVLICLNMLTMVVESEDQSQEARTHLKRINVVFVALFTMECVLKMITLRQYFFTNGWNIFDFVVVILSIVGTFVSEVIKYLFSPTLIRVVRLARIGRILRLIKSAKGIRTLLFALMMSLPALFNIGLLLFLVMFIYAIVAMSQFAYVKKEAGIDDMFNFETFGSSMLCLFQITTSAGWDGLLSPILNREPDCDPQKDHPGSNGKGDCGNPAIGIIFFVSYIIICFLIVVNMYIAVILENFSVATEESAEPLSEDDFDMFYEVWEKFDPDATQFIEYKKLSDFADSIDPPLRIPKPNKIQLINMDLPIVSGERIHCLDILFAFTKRVLGESGDMDGLRGQMENRFMASNPSKESYEPITTTLRHKQEDVSAVIIQRAYRMYARKQNVKIAPSTYKEVVQENGMVSNKVPVTDRFNNHSASDKSDTTSSTIIPPSYASVTQSGKNKYEKDKREREIKVKDNKEW, encoded by the exons ATGGCACAGATTCTTGCACCGCTGGGACCACAAAGCTTCCGCCCGTTTACCCGGGAGTCACTCAAGGCCATTGAAAAACGAATTAAAGAGGAGAAGAGTAAAAAGCCTAAAAAAGGAGAGCAAGAGGGAAATGCTGCTAATGAGGATCAGCCACAACCTAACAGTGACCTGGGGCAAGGGAAGAAATTGCCATTTATATATGGGGACATTCCCAATGGAATGGTGTCCACACCGCTGGAAGATCTGGATCCATATTATTGCAATCAGAAA ACCTTTATAGTATTGAACAAAGGGAAGACAATCTCCCGATTTAATGCCACTTCTGCCTTGTACGTGCTAAGTCCATTCAACCCAATCAGAAGAATATCAATTAAGATTTTGGTACATTC ATTGTTCAACATAATAATCATGTGCACTATCCTTGCGAACTGTGTGTTTATGACTTTTACTGAAGATTCGAGTAGGAGAGCCTTGTTCAAGAATATAGA gtACACGTTTACGGCAATATATACATTTGATTCATTAATAAAGATCTTAGCCATGGGCTTCTGTATAGGCAAGTTTACCTTCCTCAGAGACCCATTCAACTGGCTGGACTTCACTGTGATTGTGATGGC GTATGTGACAGAGTTTGCCAAGGGTTTGGGTAATGTCTCTGCTTTGAGATCTTTCAGAGTTGTTCGGGCTCTGAAAACAATATCAGTTATCCCAG GCCTGAAGACCATTGTAAGCGCTCTGTTCCAGTCAGTAAAGAGACTTTCAGATGTGATGATTCTGACCGTCTTTTGCTTGAGTGTATTTGCACTGATTGGCCTGCAGCTTTTTATGGGCAACCTGAGGAATAAATGCATAAAGATACCAATAAATGGCAGTATAACTGAGAAGGGACAGCTGGTTTTTACTACAAACGTCACTGAATTCAATC ataattattataaaatggaaggaaggaaagaccCTCTGCTCTGTGGAAATAACAGTGATGCAGG GCAATGCCCAGATGGTTATTTCTGTCACAAAGCAGGCCCCAATCCGAATTACAACTTCACCAGCTTTGATAACTTTGGTTgggctttcctctctctcttcagacTGATGACTCAAGACTACTGGGAAAATCTATACCAAcag ACTCTTCGAGCTTCAGGGAAGATCTATATGATCTTCTTTGTGCTGGTGATATTCCTGGGATCATTCTACCTGGTGAATCTGATCCTGGCTGTGGTGGCCATGGCCTATGATGAGCAGAACCAGGCCACCCTGGAGGAGGCTctgcaaaaagaagaaaagttccAGGCTATGATGGAGCAGCTCAGGAGGCAACAAGCTGAGGCCCAGGTAttgcacagcattaaatgtagatatatcagatgtaca AGTGGCAAACTTAGTGGAGACAGTTCCTCTGAGGCCTCCAAACTCAGTTCCAAAAGTGCCAAAGAACGATGCAACCGGAGAAAGAagaggaaacagagagaggaggaagggGAGAAAGGGGACAATGAAAAGGTCCACAATTCTGACCCAGAAAACAGCATTACAAGAACCAGCTTCCGATATTCTGAGGATGGAAACATACTGTCATATGATAGGACATATCAATCTCCTCATCAG tcACTTGTGAGTATTCAGCCCTCAGTCTTCTCTCCACGCCGCAACAGTAGGACTAGCATCTTTACCTTTCGTGGCCGCCTGGGATCAGAGAATGGATTTGCAGATGATGAGCACAGTCCGTTTGAGGACACAGGCAGCCGCCGTGGCTCGTTGTTTCTGCCACACTGCTCTGAGCGTCTTTACAGTACTGGCAGCAGAAACAGCTTGACCCCACGCGTTTTCCTGTCCCCAAATGGAAAAGTGTGCAGCTCTGTGGATTGCAATGGCACAGTGTCATATGTGAACTCACTGCCAAGCTCTCCGGATGTTCTGCAGTTGCCTGAGGTGACCATAGAAAAAGCCACTACAGATGACAGT gagtaCAGGAGGAGATATGAAGCCGAACAACTCTCACCAGGTTTTTTGAATGAGCGGACATCCAGACAGAGGGCTCTGAGTGTAGCTAGTATTATCACCAACACAATGGAAG TGCTGGAGGATTCCAGGCGGAAGTGCCATCCACGCTGGTATAAGTTTGCGAAAGCATTTCTAATCTGGGATTGCTTTCCAGCATGGGTGAAAATAAAGAGATTAATTCACACGTTTGTTATGGACCCATTTGTGGATCTGTTCATCACCATCTGCATTGTAGTCAATACAATATTCATGGCCATGGAGCATCACACCTACAAGGATCCCAGCAACAAGGATCCCAACAAGGATGTTTCCGATTTGTCCGTAGTTCTTAAAGTGGGCAATTAT GTTTTCACAGGGATCTTTACAGCTGAGATGATCATCAAGATTATAGCCTTGGATCCTTATAACTACTTCCAAGAAAGTTGGAATATATTTGATAGTGTCATTGTAACCCTGAGTATTATGGAGCTTGGGTTGGAAAATGTACCCGGAATGTCTGTTCTTAGGTCATTTCGTTTG CTTAGAGTCTTTAAGCTGGCCAAGTCTTGGCCCACTTTACAAATGCTGATCAAAATCATTCACAACTCCGTGGGTGCCCTCAGCAACCTGACACTCGTCCTGGCCATCATTGTCTTCATCTTTGCTGTAGTAGGCATGCAGTTGTTCGGGAAGAGTTACAAAGCCAACAAGCATAAAATTTCCACAGACGGTAAACTTCGCTGGCACATGAAAGATTTCTTCCACTCCTTTCTGATAGTGTTCCGTGTGCTGTGTGGTGAGTGGATCGAAACCATGTGGGACTGCATGATGGTGGCTGGACAGCCCATGTGCCTAACTGTCTTCCTCATGGTCATGGTGATTGGAAACCTTGTG GTTTTGAACCTCTTCCTGGCCTTGCTGCTCAGCTCTTTTAGTGCAGATAACCTGGCAGCCACAAATGATGACTGTGAAAGGAACAACTTGCAGATTGCTATTGCTCGTATCCGCAAGGGTGTCGCGTACAGTAAAGCCCGTCTGCACAGCTTCTTTCACAGCAACTGTTTTAGAAGGACAGAGAATAAAGTAAAGGAGGAACATGGCCTGAAAGATGGCAAGAAGCAGGCTGAAATGTCTACTCATACCACAGTGGAGCTGATTAAAGACCCAGGGTGTGAGAAGGAGGCACCAGGTGCAGACACTGGCTCTGAGAATTTCATCTTCAATTCTAGCTTGTCTATCTCTGTACCCATAGCCACTGCAGACTCTGACCCTGAGTGCCACAACATGGACGATTTAAGCAGTTGCTCTTCTGACATGGAGGAAGATAATGAG AAGCTGTCAGATGGTATGAGCTCTTCAGAGGGCAGCACAGTGGACCTCCAGCCCctgaaggagagaagagaatcACTTGACTTTGAGCTTGAATTACCTGTGGATGATCCAGAGGCTTGTTTTACACAAG CCTGTGTGAACAGGTTTCCTTGTTGCAATGTGAATGTGGAAAAAGGCAAATGGAAGACGTGGTGGAACATCAGACACACCAGTTACAGGATAGTGGAGCATAACTGGTTTGAGTCATTCATCATCTTTATGATCCTGCTGAGCAGTGCAGCACTG GCCTTTGAAGACATATACATTGAGAAAAAGAAGACTGTAAAGACTGTTTTGGAATATGCAGATAAAGTGTTTACCTACATCTTCATATTGGAGATGCTTTTGAAATGGCTGGCGTATGGATTTGCTAAATACTTCACCAATGCGTGGTGCTGGCTTGACTTCTTGATAGTTGGC gtctCCCTGATCAGCCTAGTGGCCAACGCCTTCGATATTTCAAAGCTCACTCCCATTAAATTTCTCCGTACACTGCGATCCCTGAGACCCCTTCGAGCTCTATCACGCTTTGAAGGCATGAGG GTGGTGGTCAACGCTCTTTTTGGTGCCATTCCCTCCATCGTGAATGTGCTGCTTGTCTGTCTCATCTTCTGGCTCATCTTTAGCATCATGGGTGTCAACTTGTTTGCTGGAAAATtttatgaatgtgtgaatgcaaCCTCTGGCTCTCGCCTGAATTTGAGCCTGGCCTCGAACTTGACCGAATGTTTGTGGTTTGGCGAAAGTGCCCGGTGGAAAAATGTAAAGATCAACTTTGATAATGTTGGAGCAGGATATCTGGCTTTGCTGCAAGTG GCAACTTTCAAAGGCTGGATGGACATTATGTATGCTGCAGTAGACCACCGTGGT GTAAATCTACAGCCTCAGTTTGAGGCAAGTCTGTACTACTACATCTACTTTGTAATTTTCATCATATTTGGGTCCTTCTTCACATTGAACCTTTTCATTGGCGTCATTATTGACAACTTCaatcagcagaaaaaaaag TTTGGAGGCCAAGACATTTTTATGACAGAGGAACAGAAGAAATATTACAATGCTATGAAGAAACTTGGCTCAAAGAAGCCTCAAAAACCAATTCCCCGGCCATCG AACAAGCTCCAGGCTCTTCTCTTTGACATTGTAACAAATCAAGCTTTCGAcatcttcattatggtactTATTTGCCTTAACATGCTCACTATGGTGGTGGAATCAGAAGATCAGAGCCAAGAAGCACGCACTCATCTGAAAAGGATTAACGTGGTGTTTGTGGCATTGTTTACAATGGAATGTGTACTAAAGATGATCACACTTCGACAGTATTTCTTCACTAATGGCTGGAACATTTTTGACTTCGTAGTGGTTATTCTCTCAATAGTTG GCACATTTGTCTCTGAAGTCATTAAGTACCTGTTTTCTCCAACCTTGATTCGTGTTGTTCGACTTGCTCGGATTGGCCGAATTCTGCGGCTCATCAAAAGTGCCAAGGGAATACGCACCCTTTTGTTTGCCTTAATGATGTCTCTCCCAGCCCTATTCAACATCGGTCTTCTTCTCTTCTTAGTTATGTTTATCTACGCAATTGTTGCCATGTCACAATTTGCCTATGTCAAGAAGGAGGCTGGAATTGATGACATGTTTAACTTCGAGACTTTCGGCAGCAGCATGCTATGTTTGTTTCAGATCACTACATCTGCAGGGTGGGATGGACTCCTGTCACCCATTCTTAACAGGGAACCTGACTGTGACCCACAGAAAGATCACCCTGGCAGCAACGGTAAAGGTGACTGTGGCAACCCAGCTATTGGTATCATCTTctttgttagctacattataATATGCTTCTTGATTGTGGTGAACATGTACATAGCTGTGATTCTCGAGAACTTCAGTGTGGCCACAGAAGAGAGTGCAGAGCCATTAAGTGAAGATGACTTCGACATGTTCTATGAGGTGTGGGAAAAATTTGATCCTGATGCTACACAGTTCATAGAATACAAAAAGTTGTCTGACTTTGCTGATTCCATTGACCCACCGCTGCGTATACCTAAGCCTAATAAAATCCAGCTAATTAATATGGACCTGCCTATAGTTAGTGGGGAGCGAATCCACTGCCTGGACATCTTGTTTGCATTTACAAAGCGTGTCCTAGGAGAAAGTGGTGACATGGATGGCCTTCGCGGGCAGATGGAGAACCGTTTCATGGCCTCTAACCCTTCCAAAGAATCTTATGAGCCCATCACTACAACTCTACGCCACAAGCAGGAGGATGTGTCAGCTGTCATCATTCAGCGGGCCTACAGGATGTATGCCAGGAAACAGAATGTAAAAATAGCCCCCAGCACATACAAAGAAGTTGTACAGGAGAATGGAATGGTTTCAAACAAGGTCCCAGTGACAGACAGGTTTAACAATCACTCTGCTTCAGATAAATCTGACACAACATCCTCAACCATTATCCCACCATCATATGCCAGTGTAACACAATCTGGTAAGAACAAATATGAGAAAGACAAGAGGGAAAgggaaataaaagtaaaagatAACAAGGAGTGGTAA